The DNA window CCGGTAAGAAGGGCGAACGGATCGTCTACATCCGCACGCTGGTGACGGGCAAGAATGCCAGTGCGAGCCGGGCGATCGACACCGAGTCGAACACCGGCCAGTACTTGTGAACCCAGCGCAGTTTCCGTGAAGCGAGGGCAGTACCTGTAGCGGGAACGCTCAGTCGAGGTGGTCCGCCAGCAGGACCCGCGTGTCCGGCACGAACGGCCACGCCGGGTCCTGTAGGTGCTCCCGCAGTTCCCGTTCCGTCCACCACCACCCGTCGACGACCTCGCTCGGCTGGTGGTGGACGGGGCCGTCGTAGCGGGCCTCGAATGCGAACAGGTGGCACCGCAGGGGCGCGTCGTGCCACACGCCGTCCCACGCGATCTGCGCGAGCGGGGAGAGGCGCACGCCGGTCACGCCCAGTTCCTCGGCGAGTTCACGGCGCGCGGTCACCTCGGGGGTCTCGCCGGGATCGACGACTCCGCCGGCCAGGCAGTCGTACATGCCCGCGAACACGGCCTTGGCGAGGGAACGTCGGTGGACGTACAGCCGATCGCCGTCCATCGAACGCAACAACACCCCGGCGCTCGCGTGCCACAGCCCTTCCGCGTAGACCCGGGCACGGGATGCCTGCCCCACCGGGTGACCCTGCGCGTCGTACACCGCGACGACCTCGTCCATCCGCCCATCGTGTCATCGTCGCCGAACCGCCGTGCCGGTGCGGTCCACCCGGATAGGATCCGGG is part of the Rhodococcus sp. SGAir0479 genome and encodes:
- a CDS encoding NUDIX hydrolase — encoded protein: MDEVVAVYDAQGHPVGQASRARVYAEGLWHASAGVLLRSMDGDRLYVHRRSLAKAVFAGMYDCLAGGVVDPGETPEVTARRELAEELGVTGVRLSPLAQIAWDGVWHDAPLRCHLFAFEARYDGPVHHQPSEVVDGWWWTERELREHLQDPAWPFVPDTRVLLADHLD